The nucleotide window ctcctcctcctcttcctcctcctgatggGACACAGCGGCGGCTACCTCAGCTGCTACCTCGGAGCCACGGCCCCCCGGGACCTCAGAGGCCGGCACCGCAGCGCTCTCCAGAGGGGGCGTGTCCACAGAACTCGACCTGGAGAGGAACCACAACAGAGGGAGGGTTACAGCCCACCGCTCTGATGGACGACGGACTCctcttggtgttgttgttgttgttgttgttgttgttgttgttgttgttgttgttgttgtgagggGCGTGCTGCCGGTCTCACCTGAGCAGGTGGTCCTCCACCATGCTCTCCTTAGTCCTGGAGGGGTCTGACCCGGACGCTGGCTTGGTCTGGACACCCCCACCCGGGCACTTAGAGGGTATCAacacctgcagacagacacacccgtCACATCACAAGAGTGTTCCCTATTGGATGTTATCGTTGTTTAATAATTAATCATATTTAAATATGTGAGCGCATTAGGAACAGGAACAGTAAATGGAAACTGGAAAATGGAAACAAGGACTGGTGGgaggacaacaacaaccacaacaacaacaacaacaacaacaacaataaagaaatGTGCTTGCCTTAAGCTCCGCCCTCAGCAGCACCTGGCTCTCAGGTGAGGCTCCGTCCAGGTGGAACCACTGGTCCAGGACCAGCTGTGGTTCAGACAGCAGCTCCCTCACTGGCACCACCAGGGAGCCCATGGCCAGAGCCCAGCTGTGGGACAGCTGATCCGAGaccagcagggggagagggTTAGCTAACAGCTTAGCCTGTGTAACAGTATAAACACCTTCTCTTAGAGCTGACCCCAGATcagcagggggagaggagagggttaaCTCACAGCAATGAAGGTTTAACAGTATAAACACCTTCTCTTAGAGCTGACCCCAGATcagcagggggagaggagagggttaaCTCACAGCACAGAAGGTTTAACAGTATAAACACCTTCTCTTAGAGCTGACCCCAGATCAGCAGAGTAAGAGGGTGTACGTTAGAGGATTAGCTCACAGCACAGCACGTTTAACAGTATCAACACGGAGGCGTTCTCTTCTGGCTGAAGGACGCTTACCTTAACCACGAGAATATCTTCTCTGGGGTCACGAACCAGGAAGTGAAACGCCTCGTTCCATTTAGGAGCCGTGGTTCGCTCGCACACCTGGAGACGAAACACGGTTGAGTTAGGACGGCGTCAGACACGCCCTGGTTAACGTGGACAGGAAACGGTTTGCCCTTTGTTGGGCATCGTTTTGAGGGCGTCACAAAGCACTCACGGTGGTTTTGTGGGAGGACTTCCCCAAGACGATCTCCGCCCCCACCTTGGGCTCCTTCCCGCTCTTCTTGAGCTGCGTGGAGCCAAAACGACCCAACGTTTACCATACCTCATTGAACACACAGCCTCACAGTGCACACAAAGCCGAGAGTATCAAATGTTCAGACAACTGCCTCGGAGCCAAAGCTCATTTCAATCATGTGATCGTAAACATCCTCATGACCTTCCCTCCTGATGTCCCTCTGATCCACGGGCTGTTTGACAAGTTGGAGAGAATAACAAAGTTCCGCAAGACGGCAAAAatggttgccaagcaacacaggcGAGCATACTTTGGGATTGCCGGGGGCATTAGTGCTGAATCGTTTTGCGGTcacagagtgtgtgttcatAGTAGTATTTAACAATGGCGTCAAGACAAGCAGGCACCAGTCTGTTCATAACAGAGCAGGACTCACAGGCAGGCCGTGCGCCTGTTCCACGTAGACGAACAGCAGGGCTGAGGAGGGCACCGCCTTGTTCTGGAACGCCTGCTTGGAGTTGAACTGCAGaacctgaaggaggagaacgagggTAAGGGTCCGTCACCTGagtcacaactcttctctgttttggcaccgcagcggtggaacgagctccctacTGTTGTCAGGACcgccgcagagtcgctcaccagcttcacTTGTTGAGAGTTCACCTAGACGCTCCTCACAGCCTCCCCCccttaacacccccccccccccccccccccccccccttaacacccccccccacatccatctcacgcacttattgtatgttgtacgtcctggcacttaatgtacgcacttattgtacattGTATGTTCTAAcatttaatgtacacacttattgtatgttgtacatcctggcactcaaaaatagtacttagcattgtgtagcatcgtatcctagctatctttgttgtatatccttactgtaccgacagcgctATATTGtacgtttctctttcttctgacaaatgtacttatggtaagtcgctttggataaaagcgtctgctgaacgcCCCGAATGTGCATGTTAATGTAGCAGAGGAGTCAGGGCACCTGGATCccctccgtccgtccccccGCATCTCATCACACCTGGACCCTGACCCCCTCTACCTGGTCCACCCTTgacttgacccccccccctacctggtCCAGGCGGTCCGGTTCCGTTGCCGTGGGAACCCACTCCAGCGTGAGGTGGACCCGGCCGGACTTGACGTCGTTCAGCGTGTACCACTGGAGGGGAAGACAGAGAGCAAGACATCGATCCACGTCCCCCACAGCCAGCTCTCTAGTGGCTGGATATTTATATTGGACCACCATTATTCCCTCAGACGTTTTATTGACCTCTATTACAGCATTTATCAAATTATTTCAGGTGTTGAAGGGGTGACCTATACTTAGGAACAACCGTACCGCTGGGATGACAGGAGCAATGAGTCAGCTTAAActgaatatatatctatatctatatctatagatagatatatgttACATTAAATATCTATATAATAGACTCAGAAGCCCTGAGTCTGCTatcaactatatatatattaagagaTATCTATAGATGTATAGAACATAGAACTGTGTGATGCTGTGTCACGATCGTCCAACAGGAGCTCACCTGGTCGGTGTACTGCGCAGCAACGATGTCCTTCATGCTGATCTTCAGCCTGCACcacaggggtcaagggtcagatCAGTGGTGCTATTGAGTATTGTCTGATATTCGCATATATACTCTGTATATACCTGTATACACGCACTTATGCTGTGATTAATAAAGTACACCATGTTACAGAACGTCCCTTCTCATATTTGACTTTGCTAATTGCAGAGGGGTCATCTTCGAACCGGGTTCCTGGCTGATCTTTAGTCAGCTGGGCCTACGTTCTACTGAAGGAGAACCGGCCCTCAGCCTTCGTTCTACTGAAGGAGAACCGTCCCTAAGCCTTCGTTCTACTGAAGGAGAACCGGCCCTCAGCCTACGTTCTACTGAAGGAGAACCGTCCCTCAGCCTTCGTTCTACTGAAGGAGAACCGGCCCTCAGCCTACGTTCTACTGAAGGAGAACCGTCCCTAAGCCTTCGTTCTACTGAAGGAGAACCGGCCCTCAGCCTACGTTCTACTGAAGGAGAACCGTCCCTAAGCCTTCGTTCTACTGAAGGAGAACCGGCCCTCAGCCTTCGTTCTACTGAAGGAGAACCGTCCCTAAGCCTTCGTTCTACTGAAGGAGAACCGGCCCTCAGCCTACGTTCTACTGAAGGAGAACCGGGCCTCAGCCTACGTTCTACTGAAGGAGAACCCACCTGCCCATGAAGTCGTCCTTCATGTCCATGTCTTTATCAAATATCTCCACATGGAGATCCTGGCCGGCCAGCTGGGTCAGAACCACCTGGGGGAACACAACCAGACACTCAGAACCAGACACggaaccagccaatcagaggagcagacaggaCGAGTCATGCCGGAAGCGGCGTGACGTGAGCCCTGATTGGCCCAGAGGTTGGTGTGAGCCCTCTGAGTGGCCCAGAGGTTGGTGTgaggcctctgattggcccaGAGGTTGGTGTGAGCCCTCTGAGTGGCCCAGAGGTTGGTGTgagccctctgattggctcagaggTCGGTCGGTGTGAACTCTCCGCTGTACCTGGTACATCTCGTTCCAGGTGGGGTTGAGGTTGGCCTTGACCACCTGGCTGGTGAAGGTCTCCCCCCCTACGTTGACCTTGACGTAGGGGTCGCTCTTGCCCTTCACCATGCCTCCCATCATGTTGTCCTTGGGGACCAGGTTCTGCCCCGCCAGCAGGCCGATCCGGAGCACGCCCTGGGGAGACACAAACAAATCCATGTAAAACTCATGTAAAGTGGCCCCGTGCAAATGAGCTCCACTGGAGAAGAACCATGTGGTCGTtcccagggccgtagcaccaaatcctgggcccctatagtataggggggggggggggggggttgtgcgattgttgacgggggggggggggggggaggtaagataaaaaaaaaatgttttttttttttttttggtcatgggccccccctctgccttgggcccccccacaactgtcccctgtgtccccgcagtccgacggccctggtcGTTCCACTCGGACAGGCGTTAGCGCTGGGAGGGGAACTTCCTGGTCCCAGTGGCCGGTCTTGTTTAGAGAAGGAACCAATCAAAGCCACagctcttctctgttttggcaccgcagtggtggaacgagctccctgccgacggAACGgggagtcgctcaccagcttccgcaaagactcaagactcacttattcagagttcacctagactctgcatagactccccccttacccccccccccaccccttcacaCCActatcatgtatttattttatgttgtacgtTCTTGCACTTAGAAAAACTGAATAGTACTAAGCATTGTGTAAcaccttatcctagctatctttgttggatACGGGGCATGGgctaacctagtgattgttagtgctttgctttctatgaacatccttactgtaccgacagctatagattattgtttctcttttttctgacaaatgtacttattgtaagtcgctttgggtaaaagcctCATGCAAATGTAAATGAACCGCAGACCCTGAGCCCACAGGACTTCCAGGGTCTGGGTTCCACCAGAACGGGTCCTTCCGGGTCGTTACCTCGGTGGCGAAGCTGGGATGGGGTGTGCTCTGCTGGGGCAGGGTCTCGGCCTGGCTCCCCGCCACGGTGGAGGACACGTCAGCGGAGACGTGCTCCTCATCCAGCCACAGCACCTGGTGCACCCAGAGGAGGACGTGATGAATGGAGGTCCCTGATGGCGGATTTAAACCTTCACCAGATCTCCATAAACTATAACTGTGAGTCATCACTTGGCACCAAGCTGCCCCGATCAGGAACAGAAACTGTGATGATCTTTTGTTCCTGCAGAGAACGCCCAGGGTAATATCTTACAGCCTGGTTAGTCTTTAAGGTGTTTTAGGAGGGTGGCACCTCGCCCAGAAGGAAGCTATGAGCAGAATCCCATTCAAATGGctcaaatatataatatcaaaaGAGTTAATATTTCAAAATCAGTCCATTCATAGTTAAACATTAATCTTCCAAAACTAGATGTCGAGCGATGTGGAAATTATAAAACAAACATGCACCATACGTGTTTCCAAATGAAGAGCCCTAACTCCTCAGCTGATGTGCGATGGTTGAAACACATGCTGCAGAAGGCCAGCTCTCTATCAGGAGTGACTGTTCCCTGACTCAAACCCATGACTGATCACTGATCAGCTGTTGAAGGCCAGCCCTTTGTGGGGGTAGGGTACCCGGATAGCTCTGTATGGGGGGTAGGGTACCCTGATGCTCTGTATGGGGGGTAGGGTACCCTGATGCTCTGTATGGAGGAGGTAGGGTACCCTGATAGCTCTGTATGGAGGAGGTAGGGTACCCTGATAGCTCTGTATGGAGGAGGTAGGGTACCCTGATAGCTCTGTATGGGGGGTAGGGTACCCTGATAGCTCTGTATGGAGGAGGTAGGGTACCCTGATAGCTCTGTATGGAGGAGGTAGGGTACCCGGATAGCTCTGTATGGGGGGGGTAGGGTACCCTGATAGCTCTGTATGGGGGGTAGGGTACCCTGATAGCTCTGTATGGAGGAGGTAGGGTACCCTGATAGCTCTGTATGGAGGAGGTAGGGTACCCGGATAGCTCTGTATGGGGGGGGTAGGGTACCCTGATAGCTCTGTATGGGGGGTAGGGTACCCTGATAGCTCTGTATGGAGGAGGTAGGGTACCCTGATGGCGCTGTATGGGGGGTAGGGTACCCTGATAGCTCTGTATGGAGGAGGTAGGGTACCCTGATAGCTCTGTATGGGGGGTAGGGTACCCTGATAGCTCTGTATGGGGGGTAGGGTACCCTGATAGCTCTGTATGGAGGAGGTAGGGTACCCTGATAGCGCTGTATGGGGGAGGTAGGCTACAGGGGGTCACGGTACCCTGAGGACGGTCTTGATGTAGATGCGGCTGGCGGGGCCGGAGCCGTCCAGCTGGAACCACTGGTCCAGGGTCAGGCTGGGGCTGGACAGAAGGCGGGACAGGGGTAGGTTCAGGCGGCCCAGGGTCTGCACGCGGTCCCCGTCCTTCACCTGAGGGGGGCGGGGAAAGAGGGCACCGTCCAATCAGAGGTCAGCGATCCGGACGAatgaggcaaggcaaggcacctttatttatgtagcacttttcatacacgaggctgACTCAGAGTGCTAAAACATTACAACATCCTCAAACgataaaatgaaattaaaaaataaaatagataagtaaagtgaacaaaggcaaagtaaaaaaaaatgcattgcagaaagtgcaatgtatttaagatttagcagaaatctaaagcaaaaataaaagtcttcagtctggTTTTAAAAGTGGTCACAGCTGGGGCAAGTCTcaaaaaacaatgaacaaacaaGGCATtaagtatgcatgtgtgttctcCGTCTTCTCTGTGGGTACCTGGATGTCGATGTCCTGTTTCTGGGGGTCCTGGATGAAGAAGGTGAAGGCCTCTTCCCACTGGGGGTTCTCGGTGGTGTAACAGATCTACAGGTGGGACAGGGTGTGATGTCAGCGAGGAGGACGCAGGCATTTCCTGAAGGTTTGTTAATGGAGTAGGACCGACCTTGCTCTCCCTGGTGAGGTCTCGTACAGACAGCTGCACCATGGGGTTCGGCTCCTTGTTGCCTTTCTTcatctgcaacacacacacacactacaacctCAACGTCTGCTCAGCGCGGGAGACTCTCAGTGCTTCTGTTGGTTTTTAAAACAGCCATTCCAATGTAGGTCcacacttaatgtacgcacttattgtgtgttgtacgtccttgcattTAAAAATAGCACTTAGCAacgtgtagcatcttattctAGATTTatttgttgcatacggggaatgggttaacctagtgactgttagtgcttggcacttggttctatgatcttccttactgtaccgacagcgatatattgttgtttctcttctttctgACGAATGTACTTGGTGTAAGTCGCTGTGGGTAAAAGCATCTGgtacatgtaaatgtaaatttagtGTGAATGTAGGTCTGGCCTCCTGGAGCGAAAGGCCTAgccccctcctactcctccatGTATCAGAGGCCCTGTCAGTGGCTTCAGGTAAACAACACCAGCTAGTGTTAGCTACTGGTGTGTTCTCAGTCATAATCATAAGACCTCACGCATCAGGGCGgcttgcaggagagagaaagaacaggaAGGAAGCGGTCTCAGTGTACGGCTCTGGCAACAAGCCTAGAtgccaataaaaaatattttcatgaaaaaaatgtATCTCCTTCCTTTGCCGTTGATACTGTTCTGGGTGTTTCATTTATGTGTGTAAGTCCAAAGTAAGAGAAAGAATCCTTTATGTGTGTATCCATAAACCAGATAACAGGGAACTGTAGAAATGGAGCCAGGACCACACAGATCACCGCTGACCGAGACTAAGTTGCATAGCAACGACCTGCCGAGTCTTATTTAGTCAACAGCGTTGCGGAATGTCAAACAGATGGCGGTtggtcccacccccccccccccccaccccggccaCAGGCAGGAAGTGGCACTGAGCTGtggcaggggagagggagaaaacgagggcagagggagggacaaTAATACAATGTGACTCACGGGAAGTGACTCCGCCTTGTCCAGATAcacaaccaagatggcggctgaGGGGGGGTCGGCGGTCTTGCTGATCACGGTCTCGTTCCTCTTTAGGACCTGGGGGGGGCAGAGTGCAGGGTGAACATGCTGCAGATGGGATGTGATGTGGTATAACCTGGAATCATAATGCTATTGTGGATGGTTCTCTGCCACAGGGCAATCACAAGCTCCGGCTCATTGGATAAACACCTCAAGAGAATGCATGACGGGTGATTTTTTCTTATGAGGTGGTTCCCAAACTTGGGAGTCGGGTCCCACTTGGGGTCCGCTGATATGCAGATGGGGTCGCAGGAGATTGCTGACATACGCTGTAGATCTCTGTTGCTCTATTTCAGCAAACCATTGCTCATTGAACAGGTCTCATAGACGTCCTGTATATAGGAACGGACTGACTAATGATTCAGGGCCACGAGCAAACTACAACTAATTAGTTTGTATAAGAGCGATGCGAGTGGAGTTCACTGGGACGTCGATATTATCCACAGATGCTGATTAGTTCAAAACAATATGTGGAGGCAGATGCATAGAAGTTCGGCTTCGCTAACAAAGCGAGCTAGACTTAGAGCTAGAAATGGGGTCACGCACTGAAAACGGTTTTGGGCCGCCGGTCTAATGCGAAGAGTAATTATCCACCATGTTTAGGGTAGGCCTCTCTGACTCACAGGAAACAGCCACAGCGATGCAGTCGGAGACTTCCGGCAGCACAAAGTGCAGCCGGTGTTTATGTCTATTTGGCAGGGTTCAGAGCACTAACTGATCAGCGGCTATCAGGAGGGTTCTCACCTGCTCCAGACGGTCCGTGGAGGGCAGCAGGGTCAGCCACTCCAACCTCAGATGGACGCGTCCAGACGGCGTGTCTTTCAGGGAGAACCActtgggagaggagaagaagagggtcactcacacgcacacctctAACCGCCGGTCGATAACAATTATCCTGCAGCGCGAAGAGCCTTAACTCACGTCGTCCACCACTATGGATTTCTTCACGATGCCCAGGTCCAGCTTCGCCCTGAAGGAAGGGCATTAAAGACGCCGTTAAGATCACGTTAAACGTTCTGAACGCAACAGGAAGTCTGTGAGTACGTTGGGGTCACTTCAGCTCTCAGGTTTGATTGAGGTTGATGAACCGCGCTTCTGAGACTCTGAGGCTTTGGGAGGTTAAAGGAGGTGAACGATGGAGGTGGACCGTGGAGGACACAATGGGTGAGAGACCTTGTACTGCATGAATGAAAGGCTGTACTGCATGCATGAAACGTTTTACTGCATGTACATAACGTACTACATGTATATAACATTGTACTCATGTATATAACAATGTACTAAAGTATATAACATTGTAGTACATGTTTATAACATTGTAGTACATGTTTATAACATTGTACTACATGTATATAACATTGTACTACATGTATATAACATTGTAATCCATGTAAATAACATTGTACTACCGTATATAACATTGTAGTACATGTATATAACATTGTACTACTTGTATACACATTGTAATGCAGTATATAACACTGTACTCATGTGTACCTGCCCAGGAAGTCATCCTGGTCGGTGTCTTTGTCATAAACCTCCAACTCCAACTCCTGGCCAGGAACCTCATGGACTAAGACCtgatgtatcacacacacacacacacacacacacacacacacacacacacacacacacacacacacacacacacacacacacacacacacacacacacacacacacagatggaagACACCCCAGAACCCCAGACGGCGGAACCCAGGACAATGAAATATGATATGAAGCTACTCCATGTAAACACAAAGGCTATGTTCTATTGaaacacggagagagagagagagagagagagagagagagagagagagagagagagagagagagagagagagagagagaaacagggagatggagagggagagggagagggggagggagagagagagagcgagagagagagagaaagagagagagagagagagagggagaaagaaacagggagatataaagagagagagagagagacagagagagagagagagagagagagagagagggagaaagaaacagggagatataaagagagagagagagagagagagagagagagagagagagagagagagagagagagagagagagagagagagagagagaccatgtcACCAGTTCTACCTATGCGCGTACCCACCTCGTATATCTCGCCCCACTTGGGACAGACGGTGTTGTCCACGTGCTTGGAGGTGAAGGTCTGGGGGCCCACCCTGAGCAGGGCGTAGGGGTCCGACATGCCCGACATCACCCCCTTCATGAAGTTGTCCTTGGCGGGCAGGTCGTCGGCCTCCACCAGGTGGATGCGGACCACGCCCTGGGAGACAGAGGTGTAGGGGGGACAGCCGGTTCAGCACCCGGGCCGACAGGAGGGATGGGGGCAGTAAGAGGGGGCAGTAAGAGGTCCTACCCTGGGCAGGGGAGACCGCAGCTCGGCCACGTGGAGGTCCGGGACCAGCGGCACCGTGAGCCTGTTGGGCAGGACCAGGAAGGCGGCGATGGCGTCCATGATCATGCTGTCAGACATGACGCTGTGGGAGGAGGCCTCAGGTTACTGCTCGTGTGGCCATTGGTCAGATCTCTTGATGAACATGGGATTCATCAGCTGCAGATGTATGGAGGGCTTGTGcgtcagaatgcatcatgggatttatcggtttgttttttttgttcctgATATTTCGCCGTTTTGAGAGTACTCAAGGTAGTTTAAGTACTGTAAAATCCTGAAAACCTTAACATACTGTAACCTAGGCTAATCcaagctttttttttaccctATCTCACATGAGAATCACCTCGGCAGTTCCGTACACCACAATGTCTCCCCGTTAATAACTAATCAATCCATGATTAATTACTAAACAACGCCCCGGCCCCCTTACCACCGTTAACATCTCCGTGCTCCTACACTTCCTAAATGGAGGCGGTCAATGCGATGCGAAGTCACGATGAACAAGCACTATGGGTAGACATGGGTGATCCATCTCTGGCAGGCCTGACTCATAATGGCGCTGGATCTGTCTGGCAGCAGAGCTTACTTGAGTCCAGGAATATCCAATAGGTTGGTCAGACCGGTCCAGTTGATGACCAGTTTCTGCATCGGCACATAAGAAGAAAAACATTCAGGGTCAGATTTATGAGCGCGCCCATATAAGGAATTAGAATTGGGTAGAGAGTGTAGGAGGGAGATTGAGTGAAGAAGGGAGGagataaggcctaaaaaaaaaaagattttggtTCCTGTTttttgtcagttgaggtcatgggtaggtagggaatttattttatttttttttccagcggcagtgaacgataggtaggttgttctcatttaaaaacgagagaatgccctcatccttgtacagaatgaagagcgtaattatagtttgcatcaaaaccttttttttttttttataaaataatttgggttgcacataaattgacagggtcggtcggaaaccggaaccgaacaattttttttttaggcctaagaaGGGCGAGGGATAGGAGATGAGAAGGAGGACGGATAGGAGATAcaatggaggagggaggggagataaGACGGACGCACCGGCCTGCGGATGAAGAACATGGTGACCGCACCCACTATTGGCACGTCTCCAATCAGAGGCTCCAGGATCACCCTCATCATGCCGTGcagctgagggggagagaggtacaGTGAGGTCCGTGCCAAGTTCAAACACAACAGGAACGGGAAGCGATTACTTCTAAACCTTCCTCCTGTGCTCGGCACTTCACACACGGATACCTGGATGCCCTTCACGCCCGCTTTGCAGAAGTACCGCTTCACTTCCACGTCGATCTCCACGTCGCCCACATAGCTGAGGATGAAACGGAGATTCAAACCAACAACCCAACGcttaggggcagcagcaggtggaAGGGGTGtgacgacggggggggggggggggctgacctgaTGTAGAGGTCCAGCAGGACCTGTCCGCGGTCGTTCTCCGTGTGAGCCTTGATGCCCACCACCTTCATGGGCTGCagggcgacagagagagcgtCACACCCGGTTGGTCTAGTAGTGTGCGTTAGGgttagtatatgtgtgtgcatgtgagtaagcaagagtgtgtgtgtgtgtgtgtgtgtgtgtgtgtgtgtgtgtgtgtgtgtgtgtgtgtgtgtgtgtgtgtgtatgtgtgtgtgtgtgtctggaagtAAGCAag belongs to Gadus morhua chromosome 13, gadMor3.0, whole genome shotgun sequence and includes:
- the esyt1b gene encoding extended synaptotagmin-1 isoform X5, whose product is MQKEESGPPSGSQETKVPKDVQSKAGGGAEIMQAAAAPPGIQAVDVLWTFGKCLGALLPVYLAGYYRFSTSFLVFGMMIYTGWKHAREAKEARHRSAVELFDNEQEHTSKRVAKSKRDLPAWVNFPDVEKVEWLNKVLQQVWPFVGQYLEKLLQETIAPSIRGSSSHLQTLSFTKVDFGDKPMKVVGIKAHTENDRGQVLLDLYISYVGDVEIDVEVKRYFCKAGVKGIQLHGMMRVILEPLIGDVPIVGAVTMFFIRRPKLVINWTGLTNLLDIPGLNVMSDSMIMDAIAAFLVLPNRLTVPLVPDLHVAELRSPLPRGVVRIHLVEADDLPAKDNFMKGVMSGMSDPYALLRVGPQTFTSKHVDNTVCPKWGEIYEVLVHEVPGQELELEVYDKDTDQDDFLGRAKLDLGIVKKSIVVDDWFSLKDTPSGRVHLRLEWLTLLPSTDRLEQVLKRNETVISKTADPPSAAILVVYLDKAESLPMKKGNKEPNPMVQLSVRDLTRESKICYTTENPQWEEAFTFFIQDPQKQDIDIQVKDGDRVQTLGRLNLPLSRLLSSPSLTLDQWFQLDGSGPASRIYIKTVLRVLWLDEEHVSADVSSTVAGSQAETLPQQSTPHPSFATEGVLRIGLLAGQNLVPKDNMMGGMVKGKSDPYVKVNVGGETFTSQVVKANLNPTWNEMYQVVLTQLAGQDLHVEIFDKDMDMKDDFMGRLKISMKDIVAAQYTDQWYTLNDVKSGRVHLTLEWVPTATEPDRLDQVLQFNSKQAFQNKAVPSSALLFVYVEQAHGLPLKKSGKEPKVGAEIVLGKSSHKTTVCERTTAPKWNEAFHFLVRDPREDILVVKLSHSWALAMGSLVVPVRELLSEPQLVLDQWFHLDGASPESQVLLRAELKVLIPSKCPGGGVQTKPASGSDPSRTKESMVEDHLLRSSSVDTPPLESAAVPASEVPGGRGSEVAAEVAAAVSHQEEEEEEEEEEEEDAPPPGPPHTSPDHVFGSEGVLRLHLLEAQSLVAKDNLMGGLRKGKSDPYAKVTVGEHAFKSHVVKENLNPTWNEMYEVVMRPQAGLEVKVELYDKDMDKDDFLGRLNVSLADIIQSQCTDQWHPLEDVKSGRVRLVMEWVPMVSQNTSLDQVLQQRSLQSYQNQTVPTAALLFLYLERGHSLPLKKSGKEPKAAAELVLGQTTHKTKVCARSKSPEWREAFFFPVQEPREEMLIVKLSSAWDQPMGSLVLPVRDLLSEPELVLDQWFPLDGASPESQVLLRAELKVLDSKMVDMLSGGALPCSAAEAARSGQVKLSLSAHEGRLVVTVHACRGLSSTGKDSVDSYVSLMLLPDKNKATKRKTAVKKRDLNPEFNDSFEYGLSLDEAQRRLLSVSVKDNSASFRGRDVIGQAQIELAQVNLLKGVTEWFDLTEEAE
- the esyt1b gene encoding extended synaptotagmin-1 isoform X3, translating into MQKEESGPPSGSQETKVPKDVQSKAGGGAEIMQAAAAPPGIQAVDVLWTFGKCLGALLPVYLAGYYRFSTSFLVFGMMIYTGWKHAREAKEARHRSAVELFDNEQEHTSKRVAKSKRDLPAWVNFPDVEKVEWLNKVLQQVWPFVGQYLEKLLQETIAPSIRGSSSHLQTLSFTKVDFGDKPMKVVGIKAHTENDRGQVLLDLYISYVGDVEIDVEVKRYFCKAGVKGIQLHGMMRVILEPLIGDVPIVGAVTMFFIRRPKLVINWTGLTNLLDIPGLNVMSDSMIMDAIAAFLVLPNRLTVPLVPDLHVAELRSPLPRGVVRIHLVEADDLPAKDNFMKGVMSGMSDPYALLRVGPQTFTSKHVDNTVCPKWGEIYEVLVHEVPGQELELEVYDKDTDQDDFLGRAKLDLGIVKKSIVVDDWFSLKDTPSGRVHLRLEWLTLLPSTDRLEQVLKRNETVISKTADPPSAAILVVYLDKAESLPMKKGNKEPNPMVQLSVRDLTRESKICYTTENPQWEEAFTFFIQDPQKQDIDIQVKDGDRVQTLGRLNLPLSRLLSSPSLTLDQWFQLDGSGPASRIYIKTVLRVLWLDEEHVSADVSSTVAGSQAETLPQQSTPHPSFATEGVLRIGLLAGQNLVPKDNMMGGMVKGKSDPYVKVNVGGETFTSQVVKANLNPTWNEMYQVVLTQLAGQDLHVEIFDKDMDMKDDFMGRLKISMKDIVAAQYTDQWYTLNDVKSGRVHLTLEWVPTATEPDRLDQVLQFNSKQAFQNKAVPSSALLFVYVEQAHGLPLKKSGKEPKVGAEIVLGKSSHKTTVCERTTAPKWNEAFHFLVRDPREDILVVKLSHSWALAMGSLVVPVRELLSEPQLVLDQWFHLDGASPESQVLLRAELKVLIPSKCPGGGVQTKPASGSDPSRTKESMVEDHLLRSSSVDTPPLESAAVPASEVPGGRGSEVAAEVAAAVSHQEEEEEEEEEEEEDAPPPGPPHTSPDHVFGSEGVLRLHLLEAQSLVAKDNLMGGLRKGKSDPYAKVTVGEHAFKSHVVKENLNPTWNEMYEVVLSSQAGQEIHFESYDKDLDADDFLGRFSVMLDDVIRQQYIDKWYTLKDVKSGRVHLVLEWVPTASTAARLHQVVQLQSGQTFRNQAVPSAALLFVHVERAHALPHKKSGKEPKAGAELILGQTTHRTQVCERSSAPQWEESFFFLVRDPEREMLILKLSSAWDQPMGSLVLPVRDLLSEPQLVLDQWFPLDGALPESQVLLRAELKVLDSKMVDMLSGGALPCSAAEAARSGQVKLSLSAHEGRLVVTVHACRGLSSTGKDSVDSYVSLMLLPDKNKATKRKTAVKKRDLNPEFNDSFEYGLSLDEAQRRLLSVSVKDNSASFRGRDVIGQAQIELAQVNLLKGVTEWFDLTEEAE